In Janthinobacterium sp. J1-1, a single genomic region encodes these proteins:
- a CDS encoding ABC transporter permease, translating to MDNLALTLAPLIAASINAGTPLMLAALGLLVNEKAGVVNLGAEGMMLVSAITGFAVAVNTGSATLGFIAGAAASMVLSGFFAWLTVWLGTNQYATGLALSLFGAGASTYIGLNYVAHSLRNGRFGIPLLEDIPFVGPALFRQHPMVYLSLLLCAAIAWFLYRTRAGLVLRAVGESPSSAHALGYPVRRIRLAAVLFGGACCGLAGAFLSLVYTPLWVEGMVAGRGWIALALTTFATWRPARVVGGAYLFGGITILTFHAQAIGVPIASQLLSMLPYLAAIVVLVLISSNANYIKLNMPASLGKNFNPGN from the coding sequence ATGGACAACCTTGCACTCACTCTGGCGCCGCTGATTGCCGCCAGCATCAATGCCGGCACGCCGCTGATGCTGGCCGCGCTCGGCTTGCTGGTCAATGAAAAAGCGGGCGTGGTCAACCTGGGCGCCGAAGGCATGATGCTGGTCTCCGCCATTACCGGCTTTGCCGTGGCCGTCAATACGGGCAGCGCCACGCTGGGCTTTATTGCCGGCGCGGCGGCCAGCATGGTGCTGTCGGGCTTTTTTGCCTGGCTGACGGTGTGGCTCGGCACCAACCAGTATGCGACGGGGCTGGCGCTGTCGCTGTTCGGCGCCGGCGCCTCGACCTATATCGGCCTGAACTACGTGGCCCACAGCCTGCGGAACGGCCGCTTCGGCATACCGTTGCTGGAAGATATCCCTTTCGTCGGGCCGGCCCTGTTCCGCCAGCATCCGATGGTGTACCTGTCGCTGCTGCTGTGCGCGGCCATCGCCTGGTTTTTGTACCGCACGCGCGCCGGCCTGGTGCTGCGCGCGGTGGGCGAGTCGCCATCGTCGGCCCATGCGCTGGGCTATCCGGTGCGCCGCATCCGTCTGGCGGCGGTGCTGTTCGGCGGCGCCTGCTGCGGCCTGGCCGGCGCCTTCTTGTCGCTGGTCTACACGCCGCTGTGGGTCGAGGGCATGGTCGCCGGACGCGGCTGGATTGCGCTGGCCCTGACCACCTTTGCCACCTGGCGCCCGGCGCGCGTGGTCGGTGGCGCCTATCTGTTTGGCGGCATCACCATCCTGACCTTCCATGCGCAGGCGATCGGCGTGCCCATCGCCTCGCAGCTGCTGTCGATGCTGCCCTATCTGGCGGCGATCGTGGTGCTGGTGCTCATTTCAAGCAATGCCAACTATATCAAGCTCAATATGCCGGCCTCGCTGGGAAAAAACTTCAATCCAGGTAATTAA
- a CDS encoding HDOD domain-containing protein: MDRLDVFKIIAQQASKGELTFPANVKATLKLQEALDDPDCHIETAAHMVMAEPLLSARVVALANSAAYNRSGNEIANVRAAVSRLGFATLKSMVASVIVRQLGSQITDPQLRAKTARLWEHTAHVAALSQVLAKKVTHVDPETAMFAAIVHEVGGFYLLSRAEEYPGLLDSNTEDWLEYGEKLIGRGVLRQLEVPDQVLQAVEGLWHGGGPFPPRTLGATLVLANDLAPVASPLHPPEVAERRRAAALIDFGTGGSTLHTILEESAEEIESLAAALLV, translated from the coding sequence ATGGACAGACTCGACGTATTCAAGATCATCGCGCAGCAGGCCAGCAAGGGCGAGCTGACGTTTCCCGCCAACGTCAAGGCGACGCTGAAACTGCAGGAAGCGCTGGACGATCCCGATTGCCATATTGAGACGGCGGCCCATATGGTGATGGCCGAGCCGCTGCTGTCGGCGCGCGTGGTGGCGCTGGCCAATTCGGCCGCCTACAACCGTTCCGGCAATGAAATCGCCAATGTGCGCGCGGCCGTGTCGCGGCTGGGTTTTGCCACCCTGAAGTCGATGGTGGCGTCCGTCATCGTGCGCCAGCTGGGCAGCCAGATTACCGATCCGCAACTGCGCGCCAAGACGGCCAGGCTGTGGGAACACACGGCCCATGTGGCCGCGCTGAGCCAGGTGCTGGCCAAGAAGGTCACGCATGTCGATCCTGAAACGGCCATGTTCGCCGCCATCGTGCATGAGGTGGGCGGCTTTTATCTGCTGTCGCGTGCCGAGGAATATCCGGGCCTGCTCGACAGCAATACCGAAGACTGGCTCGAATACGGTGAAAAGCTGATCGGCCGCGGCGTGCTGCGCCAGCTCGAAGTGCCGGACCAGGTGCTGCAGGCGGTGGAAGGCCTGTGGCATGGCGGCGGCCCGTTCCCGCCGCGTACCCTGGGCGCCACCCTGGTGCTGGCCAACGACCTCGCGCCCGTCGCTTCGCCCTTGCATCCGCCGGAAGTGGCCGAGCGGCGCCGCGCGGCGGCCCTGATCGACTTCGGCACCGGTGGCTCTACCCTGCATACCATCCTCGAGGAATCGGCCGAAGAGATCGAATCGCTGGCGGCTGCTTTGCTTGTGTAG
- a CDS encoding ABC transporter permease, with the protein MVKLAFYLEARPTPSRLMSWLSPVLAVLLTVLCGALLFTALGKDPVAGLAVFFVEPMRDLHGWSELGIKVAPLLLIAVGLAMCFRANVYNIGAEGQLTLGAICGGATALYFDTGDGGVGMHGTGIIAMSLLAGMAGGMAWAGLTAWLRDRYNASEILVSLMLVYIAQLLLSYLVYGVLRDPEGFNFPQSKLLSDGLLLPTILADTRLHVGIVFALLASLGGWLFLSKSISGFRLRVGGMAPAAARYAGFSSRKALWSSLLICGALSGLAGVCEVLGPMGQLTPTVSPGYGFAAIIVAFVGRLHPVGVLFSSFVMALFYIGGELAQSRLGLPSAITGVFQGILLFALLACDVLIQYKLHWRK; encoded by the coding sequence ATGGTTAAGCTGGCCTTTTACCTGGAAGCACGGCCGACGCCGTCGCGGCTGATGTCGTGGCTGTCGCCGGTGCTGGCGGTGCTGCTGACGGTGTTGTGCGGCGCGCTGCTGTTTACGGCGCTGGGCAAGGACCCGGTGGCGGGCCTGGCCGTGTTCTTTGTCGAACCGATGCGCGATCTGCATGGCTGGTCCGAGCTGGGCATCAAGGTCGCGCCGCTGCTGCTGATCGCGGTCGGCCTGGCGATGTGCTTTCGCGCCAATGTCTACAATATCGGCGCCGAAGGACAGCTGACCCTGGGCGCCATCTGCGGCGGCGCGACCGCGCTGTATTTCGATACGGGCGATGGCGGCGTTGGTATGCATGGCACCGGCATTATCGCGATGTCCCTGCTGGCCGGCATGGCCGGCGGCATGGCGTGGGCCGGGCTGACGGCCTGGCTGCGCGACCGCTACAACGCCAGCGAAATCCTGGTGTCCTTGATGCTGGTGTATATCGCGCAATTGCTGCTCAGCTACCTGGTGTATGGCGTGCTGCGCGACCCCGAAGGTTTTAACTTTCCGCAATCGAAACTGTTGTCCGACGGCTTGCTGCTGCCGACCATCCTGGCGGACACGCGCCTGCATGTCGGCATCGTGTTCGCCTTGCTGGCCTCGCTGGGCGGCTGGCTGTTCTTGTCGAAAAGCATCTCCGGTTTCCGCCTGCGGGTGGGCGGCATGGCGCCGGCCGCGGCGCGCTATGCGGGCTTTTCCTCGCGCAAGGCGCTGTGGTCGTCGCTGCTGATCTGCGGGGCCTTGTCCGGCCTGGCCGGCGTGTGCGAAGTGCTGGGGCCGATGGGGCAGCTGACCCCGACAGTCTCGCCCGGCTATGGCTTTGCCGCGATTATCGTCGCCTTTGTCGGCCGCCTGCATCCGGTGGGCGTACTCTTTTCCAGCTTCGTCATGGCCCTGTTCTATATCGGCGGCGAACTGGCGCAGTCGCGCCTGGGCCTGCCCAGCGCGATCACCGGTGTGTTCCAGGGTATCTTGCTGTTCGCCTTGCTGGCCTGTGACGTGCTGATCCAATACAAACTGCACTGGAGAAAATAA
- a CDS encoding ABC transporter ATP-binding protein has product MTARLELINISKRYPSVVANDGIHLTVEPGQIHAVLGENGAGKSTMMKIIYGAVQPDGGQMAWNGREVEIANPSAARALGIAMVFQHFSLFDTLTVTENIALGLPADTDLAALAQRIEETAREYGLELEPQRHVHTLSVGECQRVEIVRALLAKPQLLILDEPTSVLTPAAVEKLFDTLRLLAAQGCSILYISHKLDEIRALCHTCTVVRAGKNVGVCDPSQETSASLSRMMIGAEPPAVTCQASAPGAAMLSVKNLNLPKSHPFATELRDVSFTVRAGEIVGIAGVSGNGQQELLAALSGEDTRAVPGAIELGNVAAGRLSPGKRRALGFGFVPEERLGRGAVPDMSLADNILLSLQTPATIRHGFLRRHAIVQRASEIIARFQVKAGGPQALARSLSGGNLQKYIVGREVLRQPTVLVVAQPTWGVDVGAAAQIRAELLALRDAGCALLVVSEELDELFEISDRLLVMAKGKLSPSLAVKDASVTLVGEWMSGLWPQAQEAAHG; this is encoded by the coding sequence ATGACGGCACGTTTGGAACTCATCAATATCAGCAAGCGCTACCCGTCCGTGGTGGCCAACGACGGCATCCATCTCACCGTCGAACCGGGCCAGATCCACGCCGTGCTCGGCGAAAATGGCGCTGGCAAATCGACCATGATGAAAATCATTTACGGCGCCGTACAACCCGATGGCGGCCAGATGGCCTGGAATGGCCGCGAGGTCGAAATCGCCAACCCGTCGGCCGCCCGCGCGCTGGGCATCGCCATGGTGTTCCAGCATTTTTCGCTGTTCGATACGCTCACGGTCACGGAAAACATCGCGCTCGGCTTGCCGGCCGACACCGACCTGGCGGCACTGGCGCAGCGCATCGAGGAAACCGCGCGCGAATATGGCCTGGAGCTGGAACCGCAGCGCCATGTGCATACCTTGTCGGTGGGCGAATGCCAGCGGGTGGAAATCGTGCGTGCGCTGCTGGCCAAGCCGCAGTTGCTGATCCTCGACGAGCCCACTTCCGTGCTGACCCCGGCTGCCGTCGAAAAGCTGTTCGACACCTTGCGCCTGCTGGCCGCGCAGGGCTGCAGCATTCTGTACATCAGCCACAAACTCGATGAAATCCGCGCGCTGTGCCACACCTGCACGGTGGTGCGCGCAGGCAAGAACGTCGGCGTCTGCGATCCGTCGCAGGAGACTTCGGCCAGCCTGTCGCGCATGATGATCGGCGCCGAACCACCGGCCGTCACGTGCCAGGCCAGCGCGCCGGGTGCGGCCATGCTGAGCGTGAAGAATTTGAATTTGCCCAAAAGCCATCCGTTCGCCACCGAACTGCGCGATGTCAGTTTCACGGTGCGCGCGGGCGAGATCGTCGGCATCGCCGGCGTGTCGGGCAATGGCCAGCAGGAGCTATTGGCCGCGCTGTCGGGCGAGGATACGCGCGCGGTCCCCGGCGCCATCGAACTGGGCAATGTAGCGGCCGGACGCCTGTCGCCCGGCAAGCGCCGCGCACTGGGTTTCGGCTTTGTGCCGGAGGAACGGCTGGGCAGGGGCGCCGTGCCGGACATGTCGCTGGCCGACAATATTCTGCTGAGCCTGCAGACGCCGGCCACGATACGCCACGGCTTCCTGCGCCGCCACGCCATCGTGCAACGGGCAAGCGAGATTATCGCCCGCTTCCAGGTGAAAGCGGGCGGGCCGCAGGCGCTGGCGCGCAGCCTGTCGGGTGGCAATCTGCAGAAATATATCGTCGGACGCGAAGTGCTGCGCCAGCCCACGGTGCTGGTGGTGGCGCAGCCGACCTGGGGCGTGGACGTGGGCGCCGCCGCCCAGATCCGCGCCGAGCTGCTGGCGCTGCGCGACGCCGGCTGTGCCTTGTTGGTGGTGTCAGAGGAGCTGGACGAATTGTTTGAAATCAGTGACCGATTATTGGTGATGGCGAAAGGGAAATTGTCGCCTTCGCTGGCCGTCAAAGACGCCAGCGTGACCCTGGTGGGGGAATGGATGAGCGGCTTGTGGCCGCAGGCGCAGGAGGCGGCGCATGGTTAA
- a CDS encoding BMP family ABC transporter substrate-binding protein, producing MTHKMLRAALCGVVLMPAVAMAAAAPAAAPLNIGFVYISPIGDAGWTTQHDIARKEMEKALGSKITTKYVENVPESADAERVIRDLAQTGSKLVITTSFGYMNPTLKVAKQFPNVKFIHLTGYKTAVNVANTNARFYEGRYLAGVLAAKMSKSHVAGYVAAFPIPEVLQGVNAFTRGMRSVDPKAEVKVVWVNSWFDPGKERDAAITLIGQGADVITHHTDSTAVVQAAEEKGKYAIAYHSDMKKYGPKAQLAAVTHHWGAYYTKQAQAVIDGTWKTSSTWGGIKDGMVKLEGINNSVPAEVKQFVAAREKELVAGTLNPFTGPIKDNDGKVRLEKGVLDDTALSKMDYFVEGVAGKVSGK from the coding sequence ATGACCCATAAAATGCTGCGTGCCGCACTGTGCGGTGTCGTACTGATGCCGGCCGTTGCCATGGCCGCCGCCGCGCCGGCCGCTGCGCCATTGAATATCGGCTTCGTGTATATCAGCCCCATCGGCGACGCCGGCTGGACTACCCAGCACGATATCGCCCGCAAGGAAATGGAAAAGGCGCTGGGCAGCAAGATCACCACCAAGTATGTGGAAAACGTGCCGGAAAGCGCCGATGCCGAGCGCGTCATCCGCGACCTGGCGCAGACCGGCAGCAAGCTGGTGATCACCACCTCGTTCGGCTACATGAATCCGACCCTGAAGGTGGCCAAGCAGTTTCCGAACGTAAAATTCATCCACCTGACCGGCTACAAGACGGCCGTCAACGTGGCCAATACCAATGCGCGCTTCTATGAAGGCCGCTACCTGGCCGGCGTGCTGGCGGCCAAGATGAGCAAGTCGCATGTGGCCGGCTACGTGGCGGCATTTCCGATTCCGGAAGTGCTGCAGGGCGTGAACGCCTTTACGCGCGGCATGCGCAGCGTCGATCCGAAAGCGGAAGTGAAAGTGGTGTGGGTCAACAGCTGGTTCGATCCGGGCAAGGAGCGCGATGCCGCCATCACCCTGATCGGCCAGGGCGCCGACGTGATCACCCATCACACGGACTCGACCGCCGTGGTGCAGGCCGCCGAAGAAAAGGGCAAGTATGCGATCGCCTACCATTCGGACATGAAGAAATATGGCCCGAAAGCGCAGCTGGCCGCCGTCACCCACCACTGGGGCGCGTACTACACCAAACAGGCGCAGGCCGTGATCGATGGCACCTGGAAGACCAGCAGCACCTGGGGCGGCATCAAGGACGGCATGGTCAAGCTGGAGGGTATCAACAACAGCGTGCCGGCCGAGGTGAAACAATTCGTGGCGGCGCGCGAGAAAGAACTGGTGGCCGGCACCCTCAATCCGTTCACCGGACCGATCAAGGATAACGACGGCAAGGTGCGCCTGGAGAAGGGCGTGCTGGACGATACGGCCTTGTCGAAAATGGATTATTTTGTCGAAGGCGTGGCTGGAAAGGTTTCCGGCAAGTAA
- a CDS encoding outer envelope protein — protein MPKFTSCLLPCLCLAATFGLGATAHAADWSDTALSWRAGNDYREPFNPDDIKKNIFAITHASGYKYGSNFVNLDFLMSDSKDPGALGKTSGAQEAYLVYRNTIDIGKVRGSDIKFGPVRGVGVTLGFDVNTKNDVGYNSRKRMLVAGPTLMWDVPGFFNTSLLLLRESNAPSGAFPPVSLVTGRYTYKTHAMLTGAWGIPLSPLFSFEGFFNLIDAKGKDEVGRDTAVETNIDMQVMFDVGAAMGNAKNTFRVGVEYQYWKNKFGNSAATTGNKGQTAKTPMVRAEYHF, from the coding sequence TTGCCTAAATTTACATCGTGTCTGTTGCCGTGCCTGTGCCTCGCCGCCACCTTCGGACTGGGCGCCACCGCCCACGCCGCCGACTGGAGCGACACCGCGCTGAGCTGGCGCGCCGGCAATGATTATCGCGAGCCGTTCAACCCCGATGACATCAAGAAAAACATCTTTGCCATCACCCATGCCAGCGGCTACAAATACGGCAGCAACTTCGTCAACCTCGACTTCCTGATGTCCGACAGCAAGGACCCTGGCGCCCTGGGCAAGACTTCCGGCGCGCAGGAAGCGTACCTGGTCTACCGCAACACCATCGATATCGGCAAGGTGCGCGGCAGCGACATCAAGTTCGGCCCCGTGCGCGGCGTGGGCGTCACGCTGGGCTTCGATGTCAACACCAAGAACGATGTCGGCTACAACTCGCGCAAGCGCATGCTGGTGGCCGGCCCGACCCTGATGTGGGACGTGCCCGGCTTCTTCAACACCAGCCTGCTGCTGCTGCGTGAAAGCAATGCCCCCAGCGGCGCCTTCCCGCCCGTCTCGCTGGTCACCGGCCGCTACACCTACAAAACCCACGCGATGCTGACGGGCGCCTGGGGCATTCCGCTGTCGCCGCTGTTCTCGTTCGAAGGTTTTTTCAACCTGATCGATGCCAAGGGCAAGGATGAAGTGGGCCGCGATACGGCGGTCGAAACGAATATCGACATGCAGGTGATGTTCGACGTGGGCGCGGCCATGGGCAACGCCAAGAACACCTTCCGCGTCGGCGTCGAGTACCAGTACTGGAAGAACAAGTTCGGCAACTCGGCCGCCACCACGGGCAACAAAGGACAGACGGCGAAGACGCCGATGGTACGCGCCGAGTACCATTTCTAA
- the tssG gene encoding type VI secretion system baseplate subunit TssG produces MPSPLRRQHASLIQQLLDAPQRFDCCQALRLLLGWLHAHGMPPADALANLVRFDNSVSMTFPAGQIESLSAAGLHDAQQLLQAVLSSDAPKIHLTPTFMGFLGMHGSLPSHYSERIAGEADAGTRAFLDIFSSRAVALFYQAWEKYRIEHAPVHTTLLPCLLALAGASHDAIGMPPDIIGLYSGLLQQSNVSSLVMARILGDHFGVPCEIVENTGMMELLAPREQTALGGANAMLGQRAMLGERCLRPELALRLRIGPLSAAQHAGFLPGAAASVRLQAMLRLFGQPLLRYDVVLLLHADAVHGVTLDGAQAGLGCDSFLGHCQPGTHRDDMHYRMHLMAALDLDA; encoded by the coding sequence ATGCCCAGCCCGCTACGCCGACAGCACGCCAGCCTGATCCAGCAATTGCTGGACGCGCCGCAGCGCTTCGACTGCTGCCAGGCGCTGCGCCTGCTGCTGGGCTGGCTGCACGCACACGGCATGCCGCCCGCCGATGCGCTGGCCAACCTGGTGCGCTTCGACAACAGCGTGTCGATGACGTTTCCGGCCGGCCAGATCGAATCGCTGTCGGCGGCCGGCCTGCATGACGCGCAACAGTTGCTGCAGGCGGTGCTGTCGAGTGATGCGCCGAAGATCCACCTGACGCCCACCTTCATGGGTTTCCTGGGCATGCACGGCAGCCTGCCCAGCCATTATTCGGAGCGGATCGCCGGCGAAGCCGATGCCGGTACGCGCGCCTTTCTCGACATCTTCTCCAGCCGCGCCGTGGCCCTGTTCTACCAGGCCTGGGAAAAATACCGGATCGAGCACGCCCCCGTGCACACCACCTTGCTGCCCTGCCTGCTGGCGCTGGCGGGCGCATCGCACGATGCCATCGGCATGCCGCCCGACATCATCGGCCTGTACAGCGGCCTGCTGCAGCAAAGCAATGTGTCGTCGCTGGTGATGGCGCGCATCCTCGGCGACCACTTCGGCGTGCCCTGCGAGATCGTGGAAAACACGGGCATGATGGAATTGCTGGCGCCGCGCGAACAGACGGCGCTCGGTGGCGCCAATGCGATGCTGGGCCAGCGCGCCATGCTGGGTGAGCGCTGCCTTCGGCCGGAGCTGGCGTTGCGCTTGCGCATCGGTCCCTTGAGCGCGGCGCAGCACGCCGGCTTCCTGCCGGGCGCCGCCGCCAGCGTGCGGCTGCAAGCCATGCTCAGGCTGTTCGGCCAACCGCTGTTGCGCTACGACGTAGTCCTGCTGCTACACGCCGATGCGGTGCATGGCGTGACTCTGGACGGCGCGCAGGCGGGCCTGGGCTGCGACAGCTTTCTCGGCCATTGCCAGCCCGGCACGCATCGCGACGACATGCACTACCGCATGCACCTGATGGCCGCGCTGGATCTCGATGCATGA
- the tssF gene encoding type VI secretion system baseplate subunit TssF — translation MEQLLPYYERELGLFRQYTREFSSRFPRAAGRLLIAGDSCEDPHVERLIQSFALLTARIAKRLDDDYPQFTESLLETLYPHYLRPFPSCAIVRIAQDEAQAAGQVATIARGTVLRSPPVQGVACKFTTSFDVTIAPLAITQLRFSAIIDAPPGLVLQDVASALLSIVFASTSEHFDLQQTGLQQLRVFADGEASLRAALLDALFLRGAGAYVALDQHGPWLAVEGDVLRPAGYTDQEALIPCSPRAHPAQRLLTEYFAFPDKFHFVDIAWPLLAALLPKNTQQFTLHLPLKNLRSDSHAARLLAGVHAGNLLPGCTPVVNLFAKPGVPIRLTHTEADAALLADATHAGSYDIYSIASVTMLRKDAAGERLTSFLPLHDARSGDLGHYWLARRDETVAAVSPGHEVRLTLIDPQFSAESAAFATVSTELLCSNRDLPSRLPYGLPGGDLKAEEVPDGMPIRFLRKPTTSHRFDTGNGAHWRLIAHLSLNYSALTQAGLAPFQKMLSLYDLPRSPATQRLIDGITSLEHGSTRDWIDTLPFPTLMPGVAIRLGLDEQAFVGSSLHVFAQVLQRYFAMNSQLNCFSRLSLVSQRSGEELVRCPARYADSTPA, via the coding sequence GTGGAACAGCTCCTGCCGTATTACGAACGCGAACTAGGCTTGTTTCGCCAGTACACGCGTGAATTTTCCAGCCGTTTTCCGCGAGCCGCCGGCCGCCTGCTGATCGCCGGCGACAGCTGCGAGGACCCGCATGTCGAACGGTTGATCCAGTCCTTCGCCCTGCTCACGGCGCGCATCGCCAAGCGCCTCGACGACGACTATCCGCAGTTCACCGAGTCGCTGCTGGAAACGCTGTACCCGCATTACTTGCGGCCGTTTCCCTCGTGCGCTATCGTCCGCATCGCCCAGGACGAAGCACAAGCGGCAGGCCAGGTCGCCACCATCGCGCGCGGCACCGTGCTGCGCTCGCCGCCGGTGCAGGGCGTGGCCTGCAAATTCACCACCAGCTTCGACGTGACCATCGCGCCGCTGGCCATCACGCAGCTGCGTTTTTCAGCGATCATCGACGCGCCGCCCGGGCTGGTCCTGCAGGATGTCGCCAGCGCCCTGCTCAGCATCGTGTTTGCCAGCACCAGCGAACATTTTGATCTGCAGCAAACAGGCTTGCAGCAGCTGCGCGTGTTTGCCGATGGCGAAGCCTCCTTGCGCGCGGCCCTGCTCGACGCGCTGTTCCTGCGTGGCGCGGGCGCCTATGTGGCGCTGGACCAGCACGGCCCTTGGCTGGCCGTCGAAGGTGACGTCTTGCGGCCGGCCGGTTATACCGATCAGGAAGCCCTGATCCCGTGCTCGCCCCGCGCGCATCCGGCGCAGCGCCTGCTGACCGAATATTTTGCCTTTCCCGACAAATTCCATTTTGTCGATATCGCCTGGCCGCTGCTGGCGGCACTGTTACCCAAAAACACGCAGCAGTTCACCTTGCACTTGCCGCTCAAAAACCTGCGCAGCGACAGCCATGCGGCGCGCCTGCTGGCCGGCGTGCATGCCGGTAACCTGCTGCCCGGCTGCACGCCGGTGGTCAATCTGTTCGCCAAGCCGGGCGTGCCGATCCGCCTCACGCACACCGAAGCCGATGCGGCCCTGCTGGCCGACGCCACCCATGCCGGCAGCTACGATATCTACAGCATCGCCAGCGTCACCATGTTGCGCAAGGACGCGGCCGGCGAGCGATTGACCTCCTTCCTGCCCCTCCATGACGCGCGTAGCGGCGACCTGGGCCACTACTGGCTGGCGCGGCGCGACGAGACCGTGGCGGCCGTCAGCCCCGGCCATGAAGTACGGCTGACCCTGATCGATCCGCAGTTCTCGGCCGAGTCAGCCGCGTTTGCCACCGTCTCGACCGAACTGCTGTGCAGCAACCGCGACCTGCCCAGCCGCCTGCCCTATGGCTTGCCGGGCGGCGACCTGAAAGCCGAAGAAGTTCCTGACGGCATGCCGATCCGCTTCCTGCGCAAACCGACCACCAGCCACCGATTCGATACCGGCAACGGCGCGCACTGGCGCCTGATCGCGCACCTGTCCCTGAATTATTCGGCCCTGACGCAGGCGGGCCTGGCGCCGTTCCAGAAAATGCTCAGCCTGTACGACCTGCCCCGCTCACCCGCCACGCAGCGGCTGATCGACGGCATCACCAGCCTGGAGCATGGCAGCACGCGCGACTGGATCGACACGCTGCCCTTCCCTACCCTGATGCCGGGCGTGGCGATACGCCTGGGGCTCGACGAGCAGGCTTTTGTCGGCAGCAGCCTGCATGTGTTCGCCCAAGTACTCCAGCGCTATTTCGCCATGAACAGCCAGCTCAACTGCTTCAGCCGCTTGTCGCTGGTGTCGCAGCGCAGTGGCGAGGAACTCGTACGATGCCCAGCCCGCTACGCCGACAGCACGCCAGCCTGA